In Vibrio japonicus, one DNA window encodes the following:
- a CDS encoding sensor domain-containing diguanylate cyclase produces MQLSAPKKFVYPLMAFLSIALVMVVLLYFAYQSQLKYTVDLFDNHAEQRVRNLQQILKSDLHTIGAGANYFHSTEPENWETFPIFAKKLLSSSDTLIGLQWMQKVEKENLSEYIATVKQTFPSFTLYTVPKDGPKTLGYIMPNNEPIYVASDIYPRTDSNMELLGFYSSRLRFQLVVDGIRATGQPSISDKVRLLQDGLDQSLEKTGLLVYHPVFDIKSDQDLIGVMVGVIRTTRYFDTLVTRTSADQELLIKVTDMGFDAEDDPILYESEKWQETGGMLLSKTVTLPNREWIVEFKLIERLTNNDRMVLKSVAIGGLAVACLMAYVVFLQVREKERLSVLLDERTQELQFLVNHDSLTGLFNRRAFSEQLNRNISEGQTFGLAAFDVDNFKHINDNFGHVVGDEMLIHVARVVESYLKPDDMFVRTGGDEFSIISKVSDKKAFYDYLLSIIEAVELSPLQSGEHTVRCTLSMGGIIRTTENEEDALQKADVQLYLSKNAGRNKVTVAD; encoded by the coding sequence ATGCAATTATCCGCTCCAAAGAAGTTTGTTTACCCTCTGATGGCGTTTCTTTCTATCGCGTTGGTGATGGTTGTTTTACTTTATTTTGCCTATCAATCGCAACTCAAGTACACCGTTGATTTGTTTGATAACCATGCAGAGCAAAGGGTAAGAAACCTGCAACAGATTCTAAAAAGTGACCTTCATACGATAGGTGCAGGGGCGAATTATTTCCATTCAACCGAGCCTGAAAATTGGGAAACCTTTCCGATATTTGCCAAAAAACTCCTCTCTTCATCGGACACGCTAATCGGCCTGCAATGGATGCAGAAAGTTGAAAAAGAGAACCTGAGTGAATACATTGCCACGGTAAAGCAAACCTTCCCTAGCTTTACCCTTTACACCGTTCCTAAAGATGGCCCTAAAACCTTGGGCTACATTATGCCGAATAACGAGCCAATTTATGTCGCGTCTGACATTTACCCAAGAACCGATAGCAACATGGAACTGCTTGGTTTTTATTCGTCGCGTTTGCGCTTTCAACTTGTTGTAGATGGTATCCGTGCGACGGGTCAGCCTAGCATTTCTGACAAAGTACGTTTGTTGCAAGATGGATTGGACCAATCACTAGAGAAGACGGGGCTTTTGGTTTATCACCCAGTGTTCGACATAAAATCGGATCAAGATCTTATTGGTGTGATGGTGGGTGTGATTCGAACAACGCGTTATTTCGACACCCTTGTTACTCGTACCTCTGCCGACCAAGAGCTGCTTATCAAAGTGACCGACATGGGCTTTGATGCGGAAGATGACCCTATTTTATATGAGAGTGAAAAATGGCAAGAGACAGGCGGCATGTTGCTCAGCAAAACCGTCACTTTGCCAAATCGAGAGTGGATCGTCGAGTTTAAGTTAATTGAAAGGCTAACAAACAATGATCGTATGGTGCTTAAGAGTGTCGCTATCGGTGGTCTAGCCGTCGCTTGTTTGATGGCTTACGTTGTCTTCCTTCAAGTCCGTGAGAAAGAGCGCCTTTCTGTATTACTGGATGAACGTACGCAAGAGCTGCAATTTTTAGTAAATCATGACTCGCTGACGGGATTGTTTAATCGACGGGCCTTTAGTGAACAATTGAACCGCAATATTTCGGAAGGGCAAACATTTGGCTTAGCCGCATTTGACGTCGATAACTTTAAGCACATTAATGATAACTTTGGTCATGTGGTCGGGGACGAAATGCTAATTCATGTGGCTCGAGTGGTAGAAAGTTACCTCAAGCCTGACGACATGTTTGTCCGTACTGGCGGTGATGAGTTTTCAATTATATCGAAAGTTTCAGATAAAAAAGCGTTCTATGATTACCTACTGAGCATTATTGAAGCGGTAGAGTTGTCACCGCTTCAAAGTGGTGAGCATACTGTTCGCTGTACGCTGAGTATGGGGGGAATCATTCGCACCACTGAAAACGAAGAAGATGCGCTGCAAAAAGCTGATGTCCAACTGTACCTAAGCAAAAATGCAGGGCGTAACAAGGTCACAGTTGCGGATTAA
- a CDS encoding 3'-5' exonuclease translates to MNHNRIVCFDLEMCCWNENGVGTTGEIIEVGLAEIDLVKGEIVKRAQYYVKPEKDEVSLFCSQLTGITPRKIEKQGRPLQEVLKSMIKNFGGANKIYASWGRDDLVLSQECKDKGIEMPFKEFINLATLYRVQNRLKDKRIGHRAAQESQNIEWEGRQHSGYVDAYNLAKLALAML, encoded by the coding sequence ATGAACCATAACCGTATAGTTTGTTTTGATCTGGAAATGTGTTGCTGGAATGAAAACGGTGTAGGTACAACTGGTGAAATCATTGAAGTAGGCTTGGCTGAGATCGACTTAGTAAAAGGCGAGATTGTTAAGCGTGCTCAGTATTACGTGAAGCCTGAAAAAGACGAAGTCTCGCTTTTCTGTTCTCAATTAACGGGTATCACACCGCGAAAGATAGAAAAGCAAGGTCGACCATTACAAGAAGTATTAAAGTCGATGATCAAGAACTTTGGTGGTGCAAACAAGATCTATGCATCTTGGGGACGTGACGATTTAGTCTTGTCACAAGAATGCAAAGACAAAGGCATCGAAATGCCGTTTAAAGAGTTCATCAACTTAGCCACTTTATATCGCGTGCAAAATCGCCTTAAAGACAAACGAATTGGGCATCGAGCGGCTCAAGAAAGCCAAAATATAGAATGGGAAGGTCGACAGCACTCAGGGTATGTCGATGCGTACAATTTGGCCAAGTTGGCCCTCGCCATGCTTTAG
- a CDS encoding VIT and vWA domain-containing protein, whose amino-acid sequence MDHHPLSQLNSSVRRVIDLTCSFILIIFAVLISPNLFAAGLLKPSDAKYQSLTIKTHHVDVVIQDGIATTTIEQTFANPNDHELEALYTFPVPEQAVVGEFIYWINGQPVIAEAVKKQQARQIYDDQKAQGRSTALTEKDGYKAFSMRVFPVLPNQSVKVRLVYLQDAILDHGVGRYVYPMEEGGTDAAADSFWTRNDRVEQDFSFTMTLKSGYPVDGVRLPAHPKALLSHSPDGEHTIWSAQLGNLSTNVDGNAGIEESDKSAIAQPSNVSNAPAFNLNQDIVAYWRLAEGVPGRVDMLAYRDPQESDRGTVKITFTPGDDLSAITQPRDWVFILDRSGSMQGKYATLAEGVKKALHKLPTQDRFQIIMFDDSVVDVTNGYQAVTPERVNQAIEKMNTLGVGGGTNLYAGLKKGLRNLDDDRVTGVVLVTDGVANVGTTEKSAFLKLVEQADVRLFTFIMGNSANRPLLEPMTKISDGFAASVSNSDDIMGHLMNATSKLNHHAYRDIELKVNGAKITDLTPQDIRSLYRGEQLTVLGHYFKPGQAKLTLSMKIAGHEKQYTTEVTLPEKATEHPELERIWAFSAIRDLEETMNYFEHKDSDSQQAIEDIALEYGLLTDYTSLLVVEEQVFEELGIERRNQQRVEKEQQARQQRESAPTESRRADKGQPMFNDPAPSHSGGGSGGGSIGWLSLLGFIGLAWARRTPKKNKTQ is encoded by the coding sequence ATGGACCATCACCCACTCAGCCAATTAAACAGCAGTGTGCGTCGTGTAATCGACCTGACATGCAGCTTTATCCTGATCATATTTGCCGTTCTGATCAGCCCTAACCTTTTTGCAGCGGGCTTACTCAAGCCAAGCGATGCTAAATATCAATCACTGACTATTAAGACTCACCACGTCGATGTTGTCATTCAAGACGGCATAGCGACCACGACCATTGAACAAACCTTCGCAAACCCTAACGATCATGAGCTGGAAGCGCTATACACCTTCCCTGTTCCTGAGCAGGCTGTCGTTGGCGAGTTCATTTATTGGATTAATGGCCAACCTGTCATTGCCGAAGCGGTAAAAAAACAGCAAGCCCGCCAAATTTATGACGATCAGAAGGCTCAAGGTCGCTCTACTGCACTCACTGAGAAAGACGGCTATAAAGCATTCTCTATGCGTGTTTTCCCAGTATTGCCAAATCAAAGTGTCAAGGTTCGACTGGTCTACTTGCAAGACGCGATCCTTGATCACGGTGTCGGACGTTATGTTTACCCAATGGAAGAAGGCGGCACCGATGCAGCGGCAGACTCGTTTTGGACTCGCAATGACCGCGTTGAACAAGATTTCAGTTTCACCATGACCTTAAAGTCTGGCTACCCAGTGGATGGCGTGCGACTACCTGCTCACCCTAAGGCCCTGCTGTCTCATAGCCCTGATGGTGAACATACCATTTGGAGTGCGCAACTTGGCAATCTCAGCACAAACGTTGACGGTAACGCGGGAATTGAAGAAAGCGATAAAAGTGCTATCGCGCAACCCTCTAACGTAAGCAACGCACCGGCTTTCAACTTAAATCAAGACATCGTAGCTTACTGGCGACTTGCTGAGGGCGTACCAGGTCGAGTAGACATGCTGGCTTACCGCGATCCTCAAGAAAGTGACCGAGGTACCGTTAAAATCACCTTCACTCCAGGCGATGATCTCAGTGCCATCACGCAACCAAGAGACTGGGTATTTATCCTAGACCGTTCTGGCTCAATGCAAGGCAAGTACGCAACGTTGGCCGAAGGCGTAAAAAAAGCCCTACATAAACTGCCAACGCAAGACAGGTTCCAAATCATTATGTTTGATGACAGCGTGGTTGACGTTACCAACGGCTATCAAGCGGTCACTCCTGAGCGAGTTAACCAAGCTATTGAAAAAATGAACACACTCGGTGTCGGTGGAGGAACCAACCTATATGCGGGCCTGAAGAAAGGACTAAGAAACTTAGACGACGACCGAGTTACCGGTGTGGTTTTGGTCACCGATGGCGTTGCCAATGTGGGTACAACAGAGAAAAGTGCCTTCTTGAAGTTAGTCGAACAAGCCGATGTGCGTCTCTTTACCTTCATCATGGGTAACAGCGCCAATCGCCCACTGCTTGAACCTATGACTAAGATCAGTGACGGTTTTGCTGCCAGCGTTTCAAACTCCGACGACATCATGGGTCATTTGATGAACGCCACCAGCAAGCTTAATCATCATGCTTACCGAGATATTGAGCTCAAGGTGAACGGAGCAAAGATTACCGATTTAACGCCTCAAGATATTCGCTCTTTATACCGTGGTGAACAACTGACCGTACTCGGCCATTACTTCAAACCGGGCCAAGCGAAGTTAACGCTATCGATGAAAATCGCTGGACATGAGAAACAGTACACGACAGAAGTCACGTTACCTGAAAAAGCCACAGAGCACCCAGAACTGGAACGTATTTGGGCATTCTCCGCGATTCGCGACCTTGAAGAGACCATGAATTACTTTGAACATAAAGATTCAGACTCACAACAAGCCATCGAAGACATCGCCTTAGAGTACGGTTTGCTCACCGATTACACCTCATTGCTTGTGGTTGAAGAACAAGTATTTGAAGAGCTGGGGATTGAGCGTCGTAATCAACAACGAGTAGAAAAGGAACAACAAGCACGCCAACAACGTGAGTCAGCCCCAACGGAATCACGTCGTGCCGACAAAGGCCAGCCAATGTTTAATGACCCTGCACCTTCCCATTCAGGTGGTGGCAGTGGCGGCGGCAGCATTGGATGGTTATCACTACTTGGCTTTATCGGTTTGGCGTGGGCAAGACGTACGCCGAAGAAAAATAAGACCCAGTAA
- a CDS encoding helix-turn-helix domain-containing protein yields MSESQQLIKQLKKQLKLRDIQYLDIANHLELSEGSVKRLLASGSQISLERLSKICDLIGMEMSELFALVAQESKALQGLTFEQEKQIVDDKALLLVAVCVMNGFLFDEILARYPLGQTTLIQKLAELDRLGIIELQPGNRVKLKLSPDFNWIAGGPIQTFFLNDVLSEFFRSYFNRQDEKLVLATGLMTPLTNQKFQQRLQRLVDEFYSACHDDKQLGIDERNGTSLVVALRRWHFDLFDQINSTNSSK; encoded by the coding sequence ATGTCAGAAAGCCAACAACTCATTAAGCAACTGAAGAAGCAGTTAAAGCTGCGTGATATACAATATTTAGACATTGCCAACCACTTAGAGCTAAGTGAAGGCTCCGTAAAGCGTCTTTTGGCGTCGGGCTCTCAAATCAGTCTCGAGAGATTAAGCAAAATATGCGACCTTATTGGGATGGAAATGTCTGAGCTATTTGCGTTAGTGGCACAAGAGAGCAAAGCACTGCAAGGGTTGACGTTCGAGCAAGAAAAGCAAATCGTTGATGATAAAGCGCTGCTGCTGGTGGCGGTTTGCGTTATGAATGGTTTCTTGTTTGATGAAATTCTTGCTAGGTACCCGCTCGGTCAAACCACCCTTATTCAAAAACTGGCAGAGCTTGATCGCTTAGGCATCATTGAGTTGCAACCTGGGAATCGCGTAAAGCTGAAGCTCTCACCAGATTTTAACTGGATTGCTGGCGGCCCTATTCAAACCTTTTTCCTCAACGACGTGCTTTCCGAATTTTTCCGTAGTTACTTTAATCGCCAAGATGAGAAGTTAGTTTTAGCAACGGGTTTAATGACGCCACTCACTAACCAAAAGTTCCAACAAAGATTACAAAGACTGGTCGATGAGTTTTACTCCGCTTGCCATGATGACAAACAACTGGGTATTGATGAGCGTAACGGCACATCCCTTGTGGTGGCATTGCGACGTTGGCATTTCGACTTGTTTGACCAAATCAATAGCACAAACAGCTCGAAGTAA
- a CDS encoding TerB family tellurite resistance protein, translating to MVTAITKLFKQLLEGKDLGNQSTTDPNLAIACLLSEVAGADYQIDESEKVAKVHLLCRLLNLDEASAKALLSRAQDKNKESASLYDFTSQLRELSQETRFELIQAMWEVANADGKIDPLEDAVIRKTAELLYVDHQAFIQAKLAVIDKTKP from the coding sequence ATGGTTACTGCCATCACAAAATTATTTAAACAGCTATTGGAAGGGAAAGATTTAGGAAACCAGTCGACCACTGACCCAAATCTCGCCATTGCCTGTTTGCTATCCGAAGTAGCAGGTGCTGACTACCAGATTGACGAATCTGAAAAGGTCGCAAAAGTGCACTTACTTTGCAGATTACTTAACTTGGATGAGGCTTCTGCCAAAGCGCTGTTATCACGTGCTCAAGATAAGAATAAAGAATCTGCATCCCTTTATGATTTTACCTCTCAGCTTAGAGAACTCAGTCAAGAAACACGGTTTGAGTTAATACAAGCTATGTGGGAAGTCGCCAATGCCGATGGAAAAATTGATCCACTTGAGGACGCGGTCATTCGTAAAACTGCAGAGCTTTTGTATGTCGACCACCAAGCATTTATTCAGGCTAAACTGGCTGTCATCGACAAAACAAAACCTTAG
- a CDS encoding alkaline phosphatase D family protein — protein MTSNTIPFLIAGPILRKATANQLVFWFVTREPLQGTFQLYKHGDDTAFYSGDLGECQSIRVGEHAVVTLAKFDSEFPTNTALNYEFNTQFGEVSQLIPDLLYDDEDRLSIVISDKADYILHGSCRNPHDPCLDALVAADNKVQTLAINDRPDLLMMSGDQIYADHVAGPMLDAIDQVIDLLGLPKEHFVDSPVSDCSELRAHPDFMYGRDKILPHYVDDGSLLTTFFPHRHAPIFTSKDCENHLITFSEFFAMYLLVWSPSLWSRVNQTRLLDQGFVSNGTQLEPKWQQKWREEREHLDKFVAGLVHTQRLLAHIPTYMIFDDHDVTDDWNLTIGWEKAAYENPFSKRIIGNALIAYWICQGWGNEPNNFNQEFLELANNYFTENCCESQDAFIQHLYSFERWHYTIHTSPKVVVLDTRTRRWRSESRMNKPSGLMDWEALIEFHQELMHQDKVIIVSAAPIFGVKFIEALQRIMTNLGHPLVVDAENWMAHPGSANTLLSIFTHTKTPTNFVILSGDVHYSFAYDIKLRFRKCSPNIFQITCSGLKNNFPEPLLGFCDHADRLLYSPRSILNFFTKRKRMKIQKRDPDMPGSRRLVNSSAIGELKLDAQGKPHRISILTASGQEIEFPPIQKRHQ, from the coding sequence ATGACCTCCAATACGATTCCTTTTCTTATCGCTGGCCCTATTTTACGAAAAGCGACGGCCAATCAGCTTGTTTTTTGGTTCGTGACACGTGAACCACTACAAGGGACTTTTCAGCTATACAAGCACGGTGACGACACCGCTTTTTACTCAGGCGATTTAGGTGAGTGCCAGTCCATTCGAGTTGGTGAACATGCCGTGGTCACACTTGCTAAGTTTGACAGTGAGTTTCCAACCAATACCGCCTTAAACTATGAGTTCAACACTCAGTTTGGTGAAGTATCACAACTGATTCCGGATTTGCTTTACGACGATGAGGATCGCTTAAGTATCGTCATTTCTGACAAAGCTGACTACATTCTCCACGGTTCTTGCCGTAACCCACATGACCCTTGCTTGGATGCATTAGTCGCTGCAGACAACAAAGTTCAAACGCTGGCGATTAATGATAGACCTGACTTATTGATGATGAGCGGCGATCAGATCTATGCCGATCATGTGGCCGGACCCATGTTGGATGCTATCGATCAAGTGATTGATTTACTGGGTTTACCAAAAGAGCATTTTGTTGATAGCCCAGTGTCTGACTGCAGTGAGTTACGAGCTCATCCCGATTTCATGTATGGACGGGATAAGATTTTGCCTCATTACGTTGATGATGGCAGTTTGTTGACGACGTTTTTCCCACACCGACACGCGCCGATCTTTACTTCAAAAGACTGCGAGAATCACTTAATCACGTTCTCAGAGTTTTTCGCGATGTATCTTTTGGTTTGGTCGCCTAGCCTATGGTCACGGGTTAACCAAACACGATTGCTCGACCAAGGATTTGTCTCCAACGGTACGCAACTCGAACCAAAATGGCAGCAAAAATGGCGTGAAGAAAGAGAACACCTCGACAAATTTGTTGCAGGCCTAGTCCATACCCAGCGTTTACTGGCTCACATTCCGACTTACATGATCTTTGACGATCATGATGTCACCGATGACTGGAACCTCACTATCGGTTGGGAAAAAGCCGCCTACGAGAATCCATTTTCGAAACGAATCATCGGGAATGCCTTGATCGCGTACTGGATATGTCAGGGCTGGGGGAACGAGCCAAACAATTTCAATCAAGAGTTCTTGGAGTTAGCAAACAACTACTTCACTGAGAACTGTTGCGAATCTCAAGACGCGTTTATCCAACATCTCTATTCATTTGAGAGATGGCACTACACCATCCACACATCGCCCAAGGTGGTGGTGCTGGATACTCGCACGAGGCGCTGGCGTTCTGAGTCTCGCATGAATAAGCCTTCTGGTTTGATGGACTGGGAAGCACTCATCGAATTCCACCAAGAATTGATGCACCAAGACAAAGTCATTATTGTTTCTGCCGCGCCAATATTTGGCGTCAAATTCATTGAGGCTTTGCAACGTATAATGACGAACCTTGGCCATCCTTTAGTTGTCGATGCGGAAAACTGGATGGCTCACCCTGGCAGCGCCAATACTCTGTTGAGTATTTTTACGCACACCAAAACGCCCACCAATTTCGTGATTCTGTCAGGCGATGTACACTACTCGTTTGCTTATGACATCAAACTGAGATTTCGAAAATGCAGCCCGAACATTTTCCAGATTACCTGTAGCGGCTTAAAGAATAATTTTCCGGAGCCACTTTTGGGGTTCTGTGACCACGCAGACCGATTACTCTACTCTCCGCGTTCGATTTTGAACTTTTTCACCAAACGTAAGCGGATGAAAATCCAAAAGCGCGACCCTGATATGCCAGGCTCTCGTCGCTTAGTGAATAGCAGCGCGATTGGAGAGCTGAAGCTAGACGCACAAGGTAAGCCACATCGAATTTCAATTTTGACCGCTAGCGGGCAGGAGATCGAGTTTCCCCCGATACAAAAAAGACATCAGTAA